The Hippoglossus hippoglossus isolate fHipHip1 chromosome 21, fHipHip1.pri, whole genome shotgun sequence genome contains a region encoding:
- the LOC117755061 gene encoding basic leucine zipper and W2 domain-containing protein 1-A-like yields the protein MNNQKQQKPTLTGQRFKTRKRDEKERFDPTHFQESIVQGLNQTGTDLDAVAKFLDSSGAKLDYRRYAETLFDILVAGGMLAPGGTMADDMTCTDFCLFKAQEDMVTMQAYAQVFNKLIRRYKYLEKGFEEEIKKLLLFLKGFTESERNKLAMLTGILLANGNISASILSSLFNENVVKEGVSACFAVKLFKSWLSEKDISSVAGNLRKVGMDNRLMELFPANKRSCEHFSKYFTDAGLKELSDLVRNQQSLGARKEVQKELLEQMSRGDPLKDIIAFLREELKKNNIAEQTMIGLIWASLMSSVEWNKKEELVTEQAIKLLKQYSPMLKAFTSQGLSELTLLLKIQEYCYDNIHFMKAFQKIIVLLYKADVLSEEAILKWYNDAHLAKGKSVFLEQMKKFVEWLKNAEEESESEEEEAD from the exons ATGAATAATCAAAAGCAGCAGAAGCCTACGCTAACAGGCCAGCGCTTCAAAACCCGGAAAAGAG ATGAAAAGGAGAGGTTTGACCCTACCCATTTTCAGGAGAGCATCGTACAAGGTCTGAACCAAACTGGCACTGACTTGGACGCTGTCGCAAAGTTCCTTGATTCCTCTGGTGCCAAACTTGACTATAGACGCTATGCTGAGACTCTGTTCGACATCCTGGTGGCTGGTGGGATGCTGG CCCCGGGGGGCACCATGGCAGATGACATGACGTGCACCGACTTCTGTCTCTTCAAGGCACAAGAGGACATGGTGACAATGCAGGCATACGCACAG GTCTTTAACAAGCTCATCAGGCGTTACAAATACTTGGAGAAAGGATTCGAGGAGGAGATTAAAAAG ctgctgctgtttctcaaGGGCTTCACAGAGTCTGAGCGCAACAAGCTGGCCATGCTAACAGGAATCCTGCTGGCTAACGGCAATATCTCCGCATCCATCCTCAGCAGCCTGTTCAACGAGAACGTGGTTAAAGAAG GTGTTTCAGCGTGCTTCGCTGTAAAACTCTTCAAATCCTGGCTTTCCGAAAAGGACATCAGCTCTGTCGCTGGCAATCTCAGAAAGGTTGGCATGGACAACAGGCTCATG GAGCTGTTCCCTGCCAACAAGCGCAGTTGCGAGCACTTCTCCAAGTACTTCACTGACGCTGGGCTCAAGGAGCTTTCGGACTTAGTCAGAAACCAGCAGTCCTTAGGTGCACGTAAGGAGGTGCAGAAAGAGCTCCTGGAGCAGATGTCACGTGGGGACCCCCTGAAAGAC ATCATTGCCTTCTTACGAGAGGAattaaaaaagaacaacatCGCTGAGCAGACGATGATTGGACTAATCTGGGCTAGCTTAATGAGCTCCGTGGAGTGGAACAAGAAGGAGGAGCTGGTCACAGAACAAGCCATCAAACTTCTAAAG CAATACAGCCCAATGTTGAAGGCTTTTACCTCCCAGGGCCTCTCTGaactgactctgctgctgaagaTCCAGGAGTACTGTTATGACAACATTCATTTCATGAAAGCCTTTCAGAAAATCATTGTACTGCTCTACAAAG CGGATGTCTTGAGTGAGGAGGCAATTTTGAAGTGGTACAACGACGCCCACCTGGCCAAAGGAAAGAGCGTTTTCCTTGAGCAGATGAAAAAGTTTGTGGAGTGGCTGAAGAACGCAGAGGAAG agtctgagtctgaggaagaggaggccgaCTGA